In Neofelis nebulosa isolate mNeoNeb1 chromosome 10, mNeoNeb1.pri, whole genome shotgun sequence, one DNA window encodes the following:
- the LOC131487377 gene encoding olfactory receptor 52B2 gives MTHTNVTIFHPAVFVLLGIPGWEAYHIWLSIPLCLMYITAIVGNIILIVVIITERNLHEPMYFFLSMLAITDILLSTTTIPKALAIFWLHAHDIAFDACVTQVFFVHVMFVGESAILLAMAFDRFVAICVPLHYTAVLTWRVVGRIGLAIVTRSFCIIFPVIFLLKRLPFCRTNIVPHSYCEHIGVARLACADITINIWYGFSVPIVMVIVDVILIAVSYSLILRAVFRLPSQDARHKALSTCGSHLCVILMFYVPSFFTLLTHRFGHNIPRHVHILLANLYVVVPPMLNPVVYGVKTKQIREGVAHRFFDIRTWCCASPLG, from the coding sequence ATGACTCACACCAACGTTACCATCTTTCATCCTGCAGTTTTTGTCCTACTGGGCATCCCTGGATGGGAGGCTTACCACATTTGGCTGTCAATACCCCTGTGCCTCATGTATATCACTGCCATTGTGGGGAACATCATCCTGATAGTGGTCATCATCACAGAACGTAATCTTCATGAGCCCatgtacttctttctttccatgctGGCCATCACGGATATCCTGCTGTCCACCACTACCATACCCAAGGCTCTAGCCATCTTTTGGCTCCATGCCCATGACATTGCCTTTGATGCCTGTGTCACCCAAGTTTTCTTTGTTCATGTGATGTTTGTGGGGGAGTCAGCCATCCTATTAGCCATGGCCTTTGACCGCTTTGTGGCCATCTGTGTCCCCCTGCATTATACAGCCGTGCTAACATGGCGTGTTGTGGGAAGGATTGGTCTGGCCATTGTCACCAGAAGCTTCTGCATCATCTTCCCAGTGATCTTCTTATTGAAGCGGCTGCCCTTCTGCCGGACCAACATTGTCCCCCATTCCTATTGTGAGCATATTGGAGTGGCCCGCTTGGCCTGTGCTGACATCACCATTAACATCTGGTATGGCTTCTCAGTGCCCATTGTCATGGTCATCGTGGATGTGATCCTAATTGCTGTGTCTTACTCACTGATCCTCCGAGCCGTGTTTCGTTTGCCCTCCCAGGATGCCCGGCACAAAGCCCTTAGCACTTGTGGCTCCCACCTCTGTGTCATCCTCATGTTTTATGTTCCATCCTTCTTTACATTATTGACCCACCGCTTTGGACATAACATTCCTCGACATGTCCATATTCTGCTGGCCAATCTTTATGTGGTGGTGCCACCAATGCTCAATCCCGTTGTCTATGGTGTGAAGACTAAGCAGATCCGGGAGGGTGTAGCCCACCGGTTCTTTGACATCAGGACTTGGTGCTGTGCTTCccctctgggctaa